The Vitis riparia cultivar Riparia Gloire de Montpellier isolate 1030 chromosome 10, EGFV_Vit.rip_1.0, whole genome shotgun sequence genome includes a region encoding these proteins:
- the LOC117923248 gene encoding ATP-dependent helicase rhp16-like: MGRNSLAGVPEPTAVGVLKAEDERPGNEDSSNDMEMDDEPVLEQIMEFASANRDDNSDQLKGEDEQIVEDLNFTYMRRGKNKPRLQWEILEEENRTLVDSFEMQNDASHDNEEDIAETAEAPPEMLVPLLRYQKEWLGWALTQEESPCRGGILADEMGMGKTIQAIALVLAKRAINRSNAGTSSSSPTLVICPLAALKQWETEIIQCMPPGSVKVLVYHGARKRETGQDFSGYDFVLTTYSTVEAECRCRVLLPNKVCDFCGKELDRENMNFHGRILCQKSYQGTRHPREMHDNGAGRNTRDRSSRKKQDKARTGSSKLNPDDAKPNEPERKLFLSSVRWERIILDEIRFLQVYPYAYFFCWWCDCKSLDYVHSASCPCIHGRHFCWWNKYVSRPLQMENHQNSRRARILLTQKVLKSIMLRRTKKSIAVDLGLPLKTVTLRRDALDITEEDYYQTLYKECQLEFNRYVEDGTLMNYYVHILELITRLRQALDHPYLVVHSKPGEALCDICKWVAKDLAVTSCGHTFCKACLEDFTKILGKSLCPTCSLPFTPRKICGGLFAEAMSFKTSSILGRISLGNFPTSTKIEALKEEIRFMVEMDGSAKGIVFSQFTSFLDLISYSLHQSGINCVQLVGKMTATAKDAAVKRFNEDPDCKIFLTSLKSGGAALNLPVASNVFLMEPWWNPFVEQQAYDRIHRIGQYKPVRVVKFIIENTIEERILELQEKKESLSEGALGSTDMLGNLSTEDLRDLFI; encoded by the exons ATGGGTCGAAATTCTCTTGCTGGAGTTCCAGAGCCAACTGCCGTCGGTG TGTTGAAAGCTGAAGACGAAAGACCTGGGAATGAAGATAGCTCCAATGATATGGAAATGGATGACGAACCGGTCTTGGaacaaataatggaatttgctTCGGCCAATCGAg ATGACAATTCAGATCAATTGAAAGGAGAGGATGAACAGATTGTTGAAGACTTGAATTTTACTTATATGAGAAGGGGGAAAAACAAGCCAAGATTACAGTGGGAAATTTTGGAAGAAGAGAATAGGACATTGGTTGATTCATTTGAAATGCAAAATGATGCTTCACATGATAATGAGGAGGACATTGCAGAGACTGCCGAGGCACCGCCCGAGATGCTTGTTCCCTTATTGAGGTACCAAAAGGAGTGGCTAGGGTGGGCATTGACGCAGGAGGAGTCTCCTTGTAGAGGGGGAATTCTCGCCGATGAAATGGGGATGGGGAAAACCATCCAAGCCATTGCTCTTGTCCTTGCCAAGCGCGCTATAAACCGATCAAATGCCGGGACAAGCAGCTCCTCACCTACACTTGTGATATGCCCTTTGGCAGCCCTGAAACAGTGGGAAACTGAGATCATTCAGTGCATGCCACCAGGAAGTGTAAAGGTGTTGGTGTACCATGGAGCAAGGAAAAGAGAGACGGGTCAGGACTTCTCGGGGTATGATTTTGTCTTGACGACATATTCAACCGTGGAGGCAGAGTGCAGATGCCGTGTACTACTTCCCAACAAAGTCTGTGATTTTTGTGGGAAGGAGTTGGATAGagaaaatatgaacttccatgGTAGGATTCTCTGTCAGAAAAGCTACCAAGGCACTAGGCACCCCCGTGAGATGCATGATAATGGTGCTGGTAGAAATACGAGGGATAGGAGCAGTAGGAAGAAGCAAGATAAAGCCAGGACTGGTTCTTCCAAGCTGAATCCAGATGATGCCAAACCCAATGAACCTGAGAGAAAACTTTTTCTCAGTTCAGTTAGATGGGAACGCATAATTTTGGACGAG ATTCGCTTTCTGCAAGTATATCCATATGCATACTTCTTTTGTTGGTGGTGTGATTGTAAATCCCTTGATTATGT TCACTCGGCAAGTTGTCCTTGTATCCATGGGAGGCATTTTTGTTGGTGGAACAAG TATGTTAGTAGACCGCTACAAATGGAAAATCATCAAAACAGTAGACGTGCGAGGATTTTGTTGACGCAAAAAGTTTTGAAGAGCATAATGCTAAGACGCACCAAAAAAAGTATAGCGGTTGATCTTGGCCTCCCTCTCAAAACT GTTACACTTCGGCGGGATGCATTAGATATCACAGAAGAAGATTACTACCAGACATTATACAAAGAATGTCAATTAGAATTCAATAG GTATGTTGAAGATGGCACCCTGATGAACTATTATGTTCATATATTGGAGCTTATTACTCGATTGCGACAG GCTCTAGATCATCCATACCTTGTGGTTCATTCAAAACCTGGTGAAGCTCTATGTGACATTTGCAAATGGGTGGCAAAAGATCTTGCG GTTACCTCTTGTGGACATACCTTCTGTAAGGCTTGTTTGGAAGATTTTACTAAAATCTTGGGAAAATCTTTGTGCCCCACATGTTCACTCCCATTTACACCaaggaagatttgtggtggtcTATTTGCAGAAGCAATGAGCTTTAAAACTTCAAGCATCTTAGGAAGAATTTCGCTAGGAAATTTTCCAACAAGCACCAAAATAGAAGCTCTG AAGGAGGAAATCAGGTTCATGGTTGAAATGGATGGTTCTGCAAAAGGCATTGTTTTCAGCCAGTTTACATCCTTCTTGGATTTGATAAGCTACTCCCTCCATCAG TCTGGAATCAATTGTGTTCAACTAGTTGGTAAAATGACTGCTACTGCAAAAGACGCTGCGGTAAAAAGGTTCAACGAGGACCCAGATTGCAAGATCTTTCTTACAAGCTTGAAATCTGGAGGTGCTGCACTCAATCTCCCAGTTGCATCAAAT GTTTTCTTAATGGAACCTTGGTGGAACCCTTTTGTTGAGCAGCAGGCATATGACCGAATTCATCGGATTGGTCAATATAAACCGGTTAG AGTCGTAAAGTTTATAATAGAGAACACTATTGAGGAGAGGATTTTGGAGctccaagaaaagaaagaaagcttaTCAGAAGG GGCATTAGGTTCTACAGACATGCTGGGGAATTTATCAACTGAAGACCTGAGAGATTTATTCATCTAG